A single Xenopus laevis strain J_2021 chromosome 3S, Xenopus_laevis_v10.1, whole genome shotgun sequence DNA region contains:
- the nudt18.S gene encoding 8-oxo-dGDP phosphatase NUDT18: MSSALEGELTIVLGGGAVPLPETYDVAPESPKPLRLRHSICYIVMGVLLNERDEVLMMQEAKPECRGSWYLPAGRLEKGETLVEGLCREVTEETGLTCEPITLLAVEERGTAWIRFVFLARQTGGSLKSELSADSESLQASWWDTVSSLPLRCRDIVPHIKLAMEYQKLPSHPSVLPQVFASPHLALRLVLLCFGSEGQVWVLQSVVHSHGLPVILCSTSRSSFLNSLRCLLKDPPRSCGILGLHHQGGEGADGVCFNIMAEVSTNEPPSVPGEGFRWALIKEEELRGQLESTVKEKTLLPLYS; encoded by the exons ATGTCTTCTGCCCTGGAAGGAGAGCTCACAATCGTCCTGGGAGGCGGGGCTGTCCCACTGCCCGAAACGTATGATGTGGCCCCTGAATCCCCCAAACCTCTGAGACTGCGACACAGCATTTGCTACATCGTCATGGGGGTGTTACTGAATGAGAGG GATGAGGTGCTGATGATGCAGGAGGCAAAGCCTGAATGCCGAGGAAGCTGGTACTTGCCTGCTGGCCGGTTGGAGAAGGGGGAAACACTGGTGGAAGGATTGTGCCGAGAGGTAACAGAAGAGACGGGACTTACATGTGAACCCATCACCCTCCTGGCTGTGGAGGAGAGAGGAACAGCCTGGATTCGATTTGTATTCCTGGCCCGGCAGACAG GTGGCTCTTTGAAGTCTGAGCTTTCAGCAGACTCAGAATCCCTGCAGGCCTCTTGGTGGGACACAGTTTCGTCATTACCCTTGCGCTGCAGAGACATTGTACCTCACATCAAGCTGGCTATGGAATATCAGAAGCTCCCGTCTCATCCCTCTGTCCTACCTCAGGTCTTCGCTTCACCCCACTTGGCCTTGCGCCTTGTTCTCCTGTGCTTTGGCTCAGAGGGGCAGGTTTGGGTGCTACAGAGTGTCGTCCATTCTcatggccttcctgttattctTTGCTCCACAAGCAGATCGAGCTTCCTTAACTCACTGCGATGTCTTCTCAAAGACCCACCCAGGTCTTGTGGAATTCTGGGATTACATCACCAAGGTGGGGAAGGGGCAGACGGCGTATGCTTTAACATCATGGCAGAGGTCAGTACCAATGAGCCCCCCTCAGTGCCAGGAGAAGGCTTCCGCTGGGCACTTATAAAGGAGGAGGAGCTTAGGGGACAATTGGAGAGTACAGTGAAGGAG
- the reep4.S gene encoding receptor expression-enhancing protein 4, with amino-acid sequence MVSWIISRAVVLVFGLLYPAYASYKAVKTKNVRDYVRWMMYWIVFALFMTVETFTDIFIAWFPFYYEIKMAFVVWLLSPYTRGASLLYRKCIHPTLSLKEKEIDSYIIQAKERSYESFVNIGRKGLNIAASAAVQAATKGQGALVGRLRSFSMQDLRALPDDTPIHYTDALYPDEPQLHRRPMGFPTTSQADSDSMDERWSDSEIAETRTAARTRGGMPSKSLQRSQSLRVSKKKGLSREVSTKTTKPRAKKKPAQSEPEN; translated from the exons GCTTGTCTTTGGTTTGCTGTACCCTGCATATGCCTCATACAAAGCTGTGAAGACAAAGAATGTTCGGGACTAT GTGCGTTGGATGATGTATTGGATTGTATTTGCTCTTTTTATGACTGTAGAAACATTTACAGACATTTTTATTGCCTG GTTCCCCTTTTACTATGAGATTAAGATGGCCTTTGTGGTATGGCTTTTGTCCCCGTACACAAGAGGAGCCAGCCTTCTGTATAGGAAGTGTATTCATCCTACTCTGTCCTTGaaggagaag GAGATCGATTCCTACATTATACAGGCAAAAGAACGAAGTTACGAGTCGTTTGTGAACATTGGGCGCAAAGGTCTAAACATAGCAGCCAGTGCGGCAGTGCAAGCTGCTACCAAG GGTCAGGGAGCGTTAGTGGGGAGGCTGAGGAGTTTCAGTATGCAGGACTTGCGTGCTCTTCCCGACGACACCCCTATACACTACACTGATGCCCTGTATCCTGATGAACCTCAACTGCACCGCAGGCCAATGG GGTTCCCAACCACCTCTCAAGCTGATAGTGACTCTATGGATGAACGCTGGTCAGATTCTGAAATTGCTGAAACAAGGACGGCAGCTAGGACAAGGGGAGGCATGCCATCTAAATCACTACAGAGGAGCCAGAGTCTGCGGGTTTCCAAGAAGAAGGGGCTGAGTCGAGAG GTCTCTACAAAAACAACCAAACCCAGAGCAAAGAAGAAGCCTGCCCAATCAGAACCTGAAAACTAA